From Nymphalis io chromosome 10, ilAglIoxx1.1, whole genome shotgun sequence, a single genomic window includes:
- the LOC126771028 gene encoding protein apnoia: protein MCKNLGVISLAYVAIFMLTLVHCEDVSNINLDYQSKDVNVGRTFGHNALKRLSFIFLPVMFTLGVISTLLMALAIISVKNLAIGVILLIVSVSQAVSRLFSAGVAPAPLVFHPRAEILPAPAIPAPWPASGPLLSPWGRSDDAPISD from the exons ATGTGCAAAAACTTGGGAGTGATATCTTTAGCCTATGTCGCTATATTTATGTTAACTTTGGTGCATTGTGAAGATGTATCGAATATTAACTTGGATTATCAAAGcaaag ATGTTAATGTCGGCCGTACATTCGGACATAATGCTTTGAAGCGACTCTCCTTCATCTTCTTGCCAGTGATGTTCACATTGGGAGTAATCTCAACACTTCTAATGGCTTTGGCTATCATATCCGTAAAGAATCTCGCAATTGGAGTCATCCTGCTTATTGTGTCAGTTAGCCAG GCCGTATCAAGGTTATTTTCTGCTGGAGTAGCTCCTGCCCCTCTCGTGTTCCATCCCCGAGCTGAAATTCTACCCGCACCAGCGATTCCTGCACCTTGGCCTGCATCTGGACCACTACTTTCACCTTGGGGCAGATCTGACGATGCACCTATATCTGATTAA
- the LOC126771026 gene encoding uncharacterized protein LOC126771026, protein MRACAAILILSAWPCFIQTLNSRTNRETSSNFADTSDNVIHQISTCVNKLGLTKCIGAYGNWRAEGAIDNEVRQFNTYRETFPWQLYRNITNEDIQAKLCDNTIKLLETRSLKLNLTQSYVLEFGGKGNGSLNIDILKCDDEFVGRGSMKKLRKHFYKIMPFLLIPGLIMSAILPFILPSLKMMTLAAGMLNNMALTGAVFTLLRNNAFNDKYEKKIIYINDGYYNDKYLPLADTPSQVIVDGNFDSKYNDYDNHDLKEFSYLEKQPVVNDYQLNSEWLKGINGGKVRNVQILPEKFNTNDWRKQDEVVKTVEVPEENKIN, encoded by the exons ATGCGCGCATGCGCCGCTATCCTCATACTCTCGGCGTGGCCATGTTTTATTCAAACGTTAAATTCGCGTACGAATCGCGAAACCAGTTCAAATTTCGCGGATACAAGTGATAATGTAATTCACCAAATTTCTacatgtgtaaataaattaggGCTCACGAAGTGCATCGGGGCTTACGGTAACTGGCGAGCAGAGGGAGCTATCGACAATGAAGTGCGACAGTTCAATACTTATAGAGAAACGTTCCCATGGCagctatatagaaatattactaACGAAGATATTCAAGCAAAGCTTTGTGACAATACGATAAAGCTTCTTGAAACAAGAAGTCTTAAACTTAACTTAACTCAAAGTTACGTTTTAGAATTTGGGGGTAAAGGCAATGGATCACTTAACATCGATATcttaaaat gcGATGATGAATTCGTTGGAAGAGGCAGCATGAAAAAACttcgaaaacatttttataaaataatgccatttttattaatacccgGTCTCATAATGTCCGCTATCTTGCCTTTCATCTTGCCTTCATTGAAAATGATGACCTTAGCAGCCGGGATGCTCAACAATATGGCTCTTACGGGAGCTGTGTTCACACTACTCAGAAACAACGCTTTCAATGACAAATATGAAAagaagataatttatataaatgacggctattataatgataaatactTGCCACTCGCCGACACGCCATCTCAAGTTATAGTCGACGGAAATTTTGATAGTaaatataacgattacgataatCATGACCTTAAGGAGTTTAGTTATTTAGAAAAGCAACCTGTTGTTAATGACTATCAACTAAATTCAGAGTGGCTGAAGGGAATAAATGGAGGAAAAGTAAGAAATGTTCAAATTTTGCCGGAAAAATTCAACACGAACGATTGGAGGAAGCAAGACGAGGTTGTTAAAACCGTCGAAGTGccagaagaaaataaaattaattga